One window of the Nicotiana tabacum cultivar K326 chromosome 4, ASM71507v2, whole genome shotgun sequence genome contains the following:
- the LOC107819998 gene encoding transcription factor bHLH93, which produces MVSREQKRAAVLHEKLQLLRSITKSHAISETSIIVDASKYIQELKHKVERLNHDITTTTTPAQSSTNKTSSWPQVEVETLEKGFLVNVYSERSCPGLLVSILEVVEELGLNVLEARVSCTDTFRLEAFSGENEENEETINAQVVTEAVFEAIKNWRESNEQD; this is translated from the exons atgGTATCTAGGGAGCAGAAAAGAGCGGCAGTATTGCATGAGAAGTTGCAACTTCTTCGTTCAATCACTAAATCTCATGCT ATTAGTGAAACCTCAATCATAGTAGATGCGTCAAAGTATATTCAAGAACTGAAACACAAAGTGGAAAGGCTGAATCATGacattactactactactactcctgCTCAAAGTTCCACCAACAAGACTTCTTCCTGGCCT CAAGTTGAAGTGGAAACCCTAGAAAAAGGTTTCTTGGTAAATGTATATTCAGAAAGAAGTTGCCCTGGCTTGCTTGTTTCTATATTAGAAGTTGTTGAGGAGCTTGGCCTTAACGTGCTCGAAGCTAGGGTTTCTTGCACTGACACCTTTCGTTTAGAAGCTTTTAGCGGAGAG AATGAGGAGAATGAAGAAACCATCAATGCCCAAGTTGTGACAGAAGCAGTTTTTGAAGCTATTAAAAACTGGAGGGAAAGCAACGAGCAAGactaa